DNA sequence from the Ignavibacteria bacterium genome:
AATGGAATTGAAGAGTGATGAACTTCGATTTGTTGCGACAGATGCACATAGATTAGTAAAATTGTCATACATGGACTTTCAAAACACGATTGAAAAGAAAATAATCATTCCGGGTCGCGCTGTGCAAGTCGTATCAAAAATGTTATCGGACAGCGACGTTCGGGTTTCGTTCAATGATTCTCAGATTAGACTTGAACAAGGCAGTATAGTATTTGTCTCTCGTTTAATAGAAGACCAGTATCCTAATTATGAAAGTGTAATTCCATTAGAAAACGATAATTTACTTGAGACTTCAAGAGATGAATTAACGAACGTTCTCCGGAGGATTTCATTATTTACAAGTTCTCAAACGAAACAGGTGAAATTTTCAATATCAAAAGATATTCTTTCACTATCTGCAGAAAATATAGATCTTGGAAGTGAGGCAAACGAAAAAATTCTGTGCGATTATCAAGGTGCGCCGATGGAGATCGCTTTCAATTCAACTTATGTTAGCGAAGCAATAAGAAATATTAATACTGAGAGAGTAATATTCAAGCTAAACAATCCAACAAGAGCCTGTATTTTAGAACCTAAAACTCAAGTTGAAAACGAAAATCTTTTGGTATTAATTATGCCGATGAGACTCAACACGTGAGATGTACTTAAAATCACTTTCTTTGTTGAACTTTCGGCTTCATAAAAGCACTGTTCTAAATTTTTCGGAGGGATTGAATTATATCGTTGGGGGAAATGGACAGGGAAAAACCACGATACTTGAAGCAATTCACTATATCTCAACCACAAAGAGCTTTATCGCGAACAGCGAGAGTGAAATAATAAACTTTGATGAAATACTATATGAAATAAAGGCAAACGTATCAGATTTAATTGATGACAACATGGTAGTTAGATACGATATTAACGAGAATAAAAAACAATATGCTTTGAACGGAAAACTTATTTCGAGTCCATCGGATATAGTTGGAAAATATCCCGTAGTACTACTGTCACCGCGTGATTCTAAAGTTACTGAAGAATCGCCTCAGGACAGAAGAAAATTTGTTGATTCCATAATCTCTCAATACAGCATATCATATTTTCAAAATTTTCTCGAATACAAGCGTATACTTCGGCAGAGAGCTTCTCTTTTGTTTCAAATAAGAGAAAGCTACAGGCAGGAACTTATTGACGAGCTAAAAGTCTGGACCGAAAAATTAATCGATATTGGTACAAAACTGATAAAAGGCAGAATACAGTTTATATCAGAATTTAAACCTTATGTCGAGTCGGCTTACGCTTTCATTATGGAAGGAATTGAAATCCCGGACATTCAATATCGAACAATCACCGATGAGATTAATCCAGATATAGAAAATCATTTCAGAAGACTTATCGATGAAGAAAATGGAAACGAGATTCGGCGAGCAGCAAATCTTGTCGGTCCTCATAGAGATGATTATAAGTTTTTATTAAACGGGATAGATCTCAGAACTTTCGGCTCTCAAGGTCAGCATAAAACGTTTCAAGTAGCATTACGTTTTGCAGAATATTTTTATTTGCGTGATAAATTGAACAAAAATCCTTTTTTCTTGCTCGACGATGTATTTGGAGATTTGGATAAAAATAGAGGAAAAAAAATAAGCGAACATTTAGGAGACTTAGGGCAAGCATTTATAACACTTACAGATTTTACAGATATTTCAGCTCTTAGGAAGTCAGAAAAAGATTCTGTTTTCAAAATCAAAAATGGAAAAATTGAAAATGCAAACTGATCCGAAATCGTTGTCTAATGCATTGAATGATGCAGCTAAATATTTTAAGCTGACAGAAAACATCCAAAAAGGAGATGTTCTCTTATTGTTTGAAAAAATTGTTGGGCCAAACATTGCAAAGTTTGCAAACGCAAAGATGTTTATAAAAGGAGTTCTGGTTTTGGAAGTCGAAAGTTCGTCATGGAAGAATGAACTTTTTTTAATGCGGGAAGAAATCAGAGAAAAAATAAATCAACATTTCAAAACGGAAGTAGTAAAACAAATTAGAATTATATAATTATGGCAAGTAAAAAAGCTATCAAAAAAGAAAAGAAGTTGAGCAAGATAGATAAAGAGAAGAAACAATCAGCAGCCATGAAGAAAGATGAATACGGCGCGGAAAGCATTCAAGTACTAAAAGGATTAGAAGCGGTTCGTAAACGTCCTGCCATGTATATTGGAGATACTGCATCGAGAGGCTTGCATCATCTTGTAAATGAAGTCGTTGACAACAGTATAGACGAAGCTCTGGCAGGTTTTTGTAAAAACATTCTCGTTACAATTCACAAAGATAATTCTGTGACAGTGGAAGATGATGGGCGAGGCATTCCTGTAGATATGCATCCA
Encoded proteins:
- a CDS encoding DUF721 domain-containing protein, with the protein product MEKLKMQTDPKSLSNALNDAAKYFKLTENIQKGDVLLLFEKIVGPNIAKFANAKMFIKGVLVLEVESSSWKNELFLMREEIREKINQHFKTEVVKQIRII
- the recF gene encoding DNA replication and repair protein RecF (All proteins in this family for which functions are known are DNA-binding proteins that assist the filamentation of RecA onto DNA for the initiation of recombination or recombinational repair.) — translated: MYLKSLSLLNFRLHKSTVLNFSEGLNYIVGGNGQGKTTILEAIHYISTTKSFIANSESEIINFDEILYEIKANVSDLIDDNMVVRYDINENKKQYALNGKLISSPSDIVGKYPVVLLSPRDSKVTEESPQDRRKFVDSIISQYSISYFQNFLEYKRILRQRASLLFQIRESYRQELIDELKVWTEKLIDIGTKLIKGRIQFISEFKPYVESAYAFIMEGIEIPDIQYRTITDEINPDIENHFRRLIDEENGNEIRRAANLVGPHRDDYKFLLNGIDLRTFGSQGQHKTFQVALRFAEYFYLRDKLNKNPFFLLDDVFGDLDKNRGKKISEHLGDLGQAFITLTDFTDISALRKSEKDSVFKIKNGKIENAN
- the dnaN gene encoding DNA polymerase III subunit beta, with translation MEFKVNTQEFEKVLNQVVSIIPARSPMPILDHFLLSIKDNMLSVYATDMQIALQTSIPVTSAQETSIAVPAKLLHDTIKSLTDTDVKISTDKDQKIKITTDTGVFKISYLESADFPHLPAFQEIYNFSISTDRLKRALDTTNSAISKEEARISMTGVLMELKSDELRFVATDAHRLVKLSYMDFQNTIEKKIIIPGRAVQVVSKMLSDSDVRVSFNDSQIRLEQGSIVFVSRLIEDQYPNYESVIPLENDNLLETSRDELTNVLRRISLFTSSQTKQVKFSISKDILSLSAENIDLGSEANEKILCDYQGAPMEIAFNSTYVSEAIRNINTERVIFKLNNPTRACILEPKTQVENENLLVLIMPMRLNT